The DNA sequence GCATCCGTCATCAAGGTATGTGGCTCTAAAAGAGGCTCGAGGACAGTAAATGTGGCGCGCATTTGTGCCACCGGCACGCAGAGCACAATCACCTGGGATTGCTTAGCGGCATCCTCCAGACTAATCACCGCATCGATTGCACCCATGGCAATGGCTTGATCCAAATTGGCTTTACTGCGGCCTACGCCGTATACGGCATCGACTACGCCTGCACGCTTTAGGGCAAGGCCGAGCGAGGCGCCAATGAGGCCAACACCCACAATAGTGACCTTACCAAAGTGGGTCGATTTAGATTGAGTCATGAATAAATAATGTACTTAATGTGTGCTTATTGTGAATGTGGTGCTTACTTAAAATTTAGGCCGACTTTAGAATCTCGCGCAAAGCGTGAATGAAGGCATCATTCTCTTCGGGCAGGCCAATCGAGATGCGCAGCCACTCCGGCAAGCCGTAATTACCAACGGGGCGAACGATGATGCCGCGCTTGAGTAGCTCTAAGTTGATGCGCGCACCCGCGCCGCTATCGTCACCCACCTTGACCAGCACAAAGTTGCCGGAAGATGGCAAGAATCGCAGTCCAAGCTCTTTAAATGCATCGGTTAATTGAATGTATCCGGCTTGATTTAATTCATAGCCAGCTTGTAAAAAAGCGTCGTCCTGAAAGGCAGCAATGGCTGCTGCCTGAGCAAGGCTATTGACATTAAACGGCTGCCGAATGCGATTGAGTAAATCGGTCAATCCAGGCTGAGCTACACCGTAACCAATCCGCAGACCTGCCAAACCGTAGGCCTTAGAAAAACTACGCGAGAGAATCATATTGGGATAGCGCTTGACCCAGGCAATTGCATCGTAGCGCTGCTCTGGCGTTAAATACTCGTTGTACGCCTCATCTAGCACCACAACCACATTGCTTGGTACTTGAGATAAAAACGCTTCGATTTCTTTAGGCTCTAAGTAGCTACCAGTAGGATTATTCGGGTTGGCCACAAACACGAGCTTGGCTTTATTACCGGCTTGCTTGATCGCTTCCAGCATCACCGGCAAATCATGGCCGAATTGCGGTGTTGGCGCTACCTCAACCGCCACAGCACCCACTACCTGAGTAGCAAGCGGATAAACCGCAAATGCATGCTTTGAAAAAATAATCTCATCGCCCGCTTGTGCAACGGCTCTAGCGGCCAACTCCAAAATATCATTACTACCGTTACCTAAGGTGATCCAGTCGGCAGGAACACCCAGGCGATCTGATAACACCTTCTTGAGTTCGAAGCCATTGGAATCCGGATAGCGGCCAAGGTCACTTGCAGCACGCAGCATTGCTTCTTGCGCTGACTTCGGCATACCGAGGGGGTTTTCATTCGAGGCAAGTTTCACAATCTTGCTCTC is a window from the Polynucleobacter difficilis genome containing:
- the hisC gene encoding histidinol-phosphate transaminase, translated to MSTPLGLKHIQAIAPYVGGRPISEVAREYGLDESKIVKLASNENPLGMPKSAQEAMLRAASDLGRYPDSNGFELKKVLSDRLGVPADWITLGNGSNDILELAARAVAQAGDEIIFSKHAFAVYPLATQVVGAVAVEVAPTPQFGHDLPVMLEAIKQAGNKAKLVFVANPNNPTGSYLEPKEIEAFLSQVPSNVVVVLDEAYNEYLTPEQRYDAIAWVKRYPNMILSRSFSKAYGLAGLRIGYGVAQPGLTDLLNRIRQPFNVNSLAQAAAIAAFQDDAFLQAGYELNQAGYIQLTDAFKELGLRFLPSSGNFVLVKVGDDSGAGARINLELLKRGIIVRPVGNYGLPEWLRISIGLPEENDAFIHALREILKSA